Proteins encoded by one window of Mastacembelus armatus chromosome 23, fMasArm1.2, whole genome shotgun sequence:
- the ppp1r12a gene encoding protein phosphatase 1 regulatory subunit 12A isoform X6: protein MEELLQNEINRQGVDIEAARKEEERIMLRDARQWLNSGQIQDIRHAKSGGTALHVAAAKGYAEVLKLLIQAGYDVNIKDYDGWTPLHAAAHWGKEEACRILVENLCDMDLVNKMGQTAFDVSDEDVLGYLEELQKKQNLLMSEKKDVKKSPLIETTTTGDNNQSLKSFKNEETLLLEPEKSAPRIETLEPDKVDEDEVKKDESSCSSDDDDDDDTESETEADKNKPSASVSNSTTPAPASIATSSPTSPASPTNQVTTPTSPVKKVPQPAAKVSTKVEEERKDESPASWRLGLRKTGSYGALAEITATKEAQREKDTTGVMRSASSPRLSSSLDNKEKEKEKDKGTRLAYVAPTIPRRLASTSDIDEKENRDSAALIRSGSYTRRRWDDDLKNSEGSTSTNRTPSYQRSTSHTLALGRSGSTRDVPAKSSSTSSLDPNTCNTKPWQPPVSHYQSYSIYRSGSFGRRHEDLSSSTTSSSTTTTTSSSVTSPTGHRSLLSNLGSSSARTGSTSLTSRYWSEESAEREKEKEKESAAVIPTINTGSTTTTSTTTTSAISTTTTTTGTVIGSERRRSYLTPVRDEESESQRRARSRQARQSRRSTQGVTLTDLQEAEKTIGRSRTSKTREEEKEEKEKQDKEKQEEKKETETKEEDYRSKYRSFEERYRPSSSSSTSAISTISTASTPSYSSTTLSSSSLNRPNSLTGITSSYIRSSRDTEKETDKKEEEKEGEDKSQTRSIRERRRPREKRRSTGVSFWSQDGDGNDPDQQSDSEEGSTKGEPQSDRLSRNESTSSLDRNDTLFSRSYGESRRPYSTRMDTTDHATDYKKLYEQILAENEKLKAQLRDTDLELADLKLQLEKATQRQERYADRSQLEMEKRERRALERKISEMEEELKMLPDLKADNQRLKDENGALIRVISKLSK, encoded by the exons GGGTGGATATTGAGGCAGCCCGCAAGGAGGAGGAGCGGATCATGCTGAGGGACGCCCGGCAGTGGCTCAACAGTGGCCAGATCCAAGACATCCGGCACGCCAAGTCTGGAGGAACAGCACTACATGTAGCTGCTGCGAAAGGATATGCCGAAGTTTTAAA GCTTTTAATTCAAGCAGGGTATGATGTAAATATTAAGGACTATGATGGCTGGACTCCTCTACATGCAGCAGCACACTGGGGCAAAGAGGAGGCATGTAGGATACTGGTAGAGAATCTATGTGACATGGACCTTGTTAATAAAATG GGCCAGACTGCTTTTGATGTATCAGATGAAGATGTTTTGGGATATTTAGAAGAactacaaaagaaacaaaatctG CTGATGAGTGAGAAGAAAGATGTTAAGAAATCTCCTTTGATTGAAACAACCACCACCGGGGATAACAACCAATCACTGAAATCGTTCAAGAA CGAAGAAACACTGCTTCTGGAACCAGAAAAGAGCGCCCCACGCATTGAGACCTTAGAACCGGATAAGGTTGATGAAGATGAGGTGAAGAAAGATGAGTCAAGCTGCTCCAGtgacgacgacgacgacgacgatACAGAGTCAGAGACTGAAGCAG acAAGAACAAGCCTTCAGCCTCGGTGAGCAACAGCACAACACCTGCCCCGGCCAGCATCGCCACATCCTCTCCAACTAGTCCAGCTAGCCCAACCAACCAGGTGACGACCCCCACTTCACCAGTAAAGAAG GTCCCTCAGCCTGCTGCAAAGGTCTCAACtaaagtggaggaggagagaaaggatgAGTCTCCAGCCTCATGGCGTCTGGGTTTGAGGAAGACGGGCAGCTACGGGGCGCTAGCAGAGATCACAGCCACCAAGGAGGCTCAGAGGGAGAAGGACACAACCGGGGTGATGCGCTCAGCCTCGAGTCCTCGCCTCTCCTCATCTCTagacaacaaagaaaaagaaaag GAAAAGGACAAAGGAACCCGACTTGCCTATGTGGCCCCCACCATCCCCAGGAGGCTGGCCAGTACTTCAGACATTGATGAGAAGGAAAACAG GGACTCTGCTGCTCTGATACGTAGTGGCTCCTACACCCGGCGACGCTGGGATGATGACCTGAAAAACAGCGAAGGAAGCACTTCCACCAACCGAACCCCCAGCTACCAGCGCAG CACGTCCCATACGCTAGCACTAGGGCGGAGCGGCAGCACGCGGGACGTGCCAGCCAAGTCTTCGTCCACCTCCAGCTTGGACCCTAACACCTGTAATACTAAACCCTGGCAGCCACCCGTCTCCCACTACCAGTCTTACAGCATTTACCGCAG CGGCTCTTTTGGCAGAAGACATGAGGACTTAAGCTCCTCAACCACATCCTCCtccacaaccaccaccacctcctcatcGGTTACCTCGCCCACAGGCCATCGCAGCCTGCTTTCTAACCTGGGCTCCTCCTCCGCCCGCACTGGCTCCACCAGCCTCACCAGCAG GTACTGGTCAGAGGAGAGTGcagagagggaaaaggagaaggaaaaggagtCTGCTGCAGTCATCCCCACTATAAACACTGGCTCCACTACAACCACATCTACCACTACCACCTCTGCCATATctaccactaccaccaccactgGCACAGTCATTGGCTCTGAAAGACGCAG GTCATACCTGACGCCTGTGCGGGACGAGGAGTCGGAGTCCCAGCGTAGAGCTCGATCGAGACAGGCTCGGCAGTCGAGGAGGTCCACCCAG GGTGTGACACTAACTGACCTGCAAGAGGCTGAGAAAACTATCGGCAGGAGTCGTACCTCAAAGACCCgcgaggaggagaaggaggagaaggagaagcaggacaaagagaaacaggaggagaagaaggagactGAGACCAAGGAGGAGGATTACCGATCGAAGTACCGCAGCTTCGAAGAG CGTTACCGaccttcatcttcctcctccacctctgccaTTTCCACAATCAGCACTGCCTCCACCCCGTCCTACTCTAGCACCACGTTGTCCTCCAGTTCCCTCAATAGGCCTAACAGTCTGACAGGGATCACCTCCTCCTACATCCGTTCCTCCAGAGATACAGAAAAAG AAACGGacaaaaaggaggaggagaaggaaggagaggacAAGTCCCAGACTCGCTCCATACGGGAACGCAGGCGGCCCCGCGAGAAGAGGCGCTCCACTGGGGTCTCCTTCTGGAGCCAAGAT GGTGATGGAAATGACCCTGACCAGCAGTCAGACTCAGAGGAGGGCAGCACCAAGGGAGAACCACAG AGTGACAGATTGTCCAG GAATGAGAGCACTTCATCCTTAGATCGCAACGACACTCTTTTTAGCCGGAGCTATGGGGAGAGTCGAAGGCCATACTCGACCCGAATGGATACCACAGACCACGCCACAGACTATAAGAAG CTCTATGAGCAGATCTTAGCTGAGAACGAAAAGTTGAAGGCCCAGTTACGTGACACAGACTTGGAGCTGGCAGACTTGAAACTACAATTAGAGAAGGCCACACAA AGGCAGGAACGCTACGCTGACCGGTCACAGCTTGAGATGGAGAAAAGG GAAAGAAGAGCTCTAGAAAGGAAGATTTCTGAGATGGAGGAGGAACTTAAG ATGCTCCCAGACTTGAAAGCAGACAACCAGAGACTAAAGGACGAGAATGGAGCACTCATTCGAGTCATTAGCAAGCTTTCCAAGTAG